One region of Microbacterium rhizosphaerae genomic DNA includes:
- a CDS encoding FtsK/SpoIIIE domain-containing protein, with the protein MRPIAVDPASPLSLPAPAEPPRRAPVPLLASVVPIVGAGALALVTGSYAMLWFAALGPLIAVATLLDGARAARRDRRRTDREAAAARDRVADEIRLRHDAERAALEVRHPDAGSLCFTDAGVWRPVPGRREAIVVGRGSQASALRVTGGGDGTDDAALRARAMRLDGAPVTVPLTDGVAVVGPEPLAEAVLRALVLQVCLSRSPDELRVLPGVGEDRSWVRELPHTVSRSADTPTLVICGPDASPTSSVDVVIARAVPGQHVPPRCGAVLTLTGPTQATLQHAGESQTVGVEAVSLVQAHAVARALAARAGGGGDGEGPVLLADLLPAGAPPAAVRGSLTAVIGRSGRSPVSIDLVGDGPHAVVAGVTGSGKSELLTTWVTSLCATHPPGELTFLLVDFKGGTAFEPLRALPHVAGIITDLDEAGARRAVESLRAELRRREGALAAAGVRDIRDERGDLARLVIVVDEFAALLGMHPDLHAVFTDVAARGRALGMHLILGTQRASGVVRDALLANCPLRVSLRVTDAADSRAVVGTDAAAALPGGAQARGIALVRRAADHEPQRLRVALADAELIAAVGERCAPVPAVRRPWLPELSTRIELADLLGSGDRLGEGELVIGLADEPDRQRQSRVALGARERGLVVTGAAGTGRSTALRTLAAQVADDGLLIVPSDLEGAWDAVERAQHAPPGTVVVVDDLDALIGRYPLDHAQVVAERLERLARGAGDAGVRLLVGVQRPAGASARIAELIPRRLLLASATRSDHLAAGGTPELWRRDLPPGRGELDGRAVQVALTGGLRMPPTEDVPRWHPSDRLTGLVVRNGAALPASRDGHRIIDVRSVVEPAELRDARGTVVVGDPEAWQRAWRVLDAVRDAGELLIDAACAPDYRALTGDRELPPYCTPAAGRGWRILPGVPSSRVQWMPAAR; encoded by the coding sequence ATGCGCCCGATCGCCGTCGACCCCGCCTCGCCGCTCAGCCTGCCCGCTCCTGCCGAGCCACCGCGCCGCGCCCCGGTGCCGCTGCTCGCCTCGGTGGTCCCGATCGTCGGCGCGGGTGCACTCGCCCTCGTGACCGGGTCGTACGCGATGCTGTGGTTCGCCGCCCTCGGCCCGCTGATCGCCGTGGCCACGCTCCTCGACGGCGCGCGCGCTGCGCGGCGTGATCGGCGGCGCACGGACCGCGAGGCGGCGGCCGCCCGCGATCGCGTCGCGGACGAGATCAGGCTGCGCCACGATGCCGAGCGGGCGGCGCTCGAGGTCCGGCATCCGGATGCCGGGTCCCTCTGCTTCACCGACGCCGGCGTGTGGCGGCCCGTTCCCGGCAGGCGCGAGGCGATCGTCGTCGGCAGGGGGTCGCAGGCGAGCGCCCTGCGGGTGACGGGCGGGGGCGACGGCACCGACGACGCGGCGCTGCGCGCCCGGGCCATGCGTCTGGACGGGGCGCCGGTGACGGTGCCGCTGACCGACGGTGTGGCCGTCGTCGGACCCGAGCCGCTCGCGGAGGCCGTCCTGCGGGCACTCGTCCTGCAGGTGTGTCTGAGCCGATCGCCCGATGAGCTGCGCGTCCTTCCTGGCGTGGGCGAGGACAGGTCATGGGTCCGAGAGCTGCCGCACACGGTCTCTCGGTCCGCGGACACCCCGACCCTGGTCATCTGCGGGCCTGACGCGTCGCCGACCTCTTCGGTGGACGTCGTCATCGCCCGCGCGGTCCCCGGTCAGCACGTCCCTCCGCGATGCGGGGCCGTGCTCACCCTGACCGGTCCGACCCAGGCGACGCTCCAGCACGCAGGAGAGTCGCAGACAGTCGGGGTGGAGGCGGTGTCGCTCGTTCAGGCGCACGCGGTCGCGCGCGCGCTCGCCGCCCGCGCCGGCGGGGGAGGCGACGGCGAGGGACCCGTGTTGCTGGCCGATCTCCTTCCCGCGGGAGCGCCTCCGGCCGCCGTACGGGGATCGCTCACCGCCGTCATCGGCCGGAGCGGGAGGTCCCCGGTGTCGATCGACCTCGTCGGAGACGGCCCGCATGCCGTCGTCGCCGGAGTGACCGGATCGGGCAAGAGCGAGCTCCTCACCACCTGGGTCACCTCGCTGTGCGCGACCCACCCGCCGGGTGAGCTCACGTTCCTTCTCGTCGACTTCAAGGGGGGCACGGCGTTCGAGCCCCTGCGCGCGCTCCCGCACGTTGCCGGGATCATCACGGACCTCGACGAGGCGGGAGCCCGTCGGGCGGTCGAGAGCCTGCGCGCGGAGCTGCGGCGCCGCGAGGGCGCGCTGGCGGCCGCGGGTGTGCGCGACATCCGTGACGAGCGCGGCGACCTCGCGCGCCTCGTCATCGTCGTGGACGAGTTCGCGGCCCTCCTGGGCATGCACCCCGATCTGCACGCGGTGTTCACGGATGTCGCGGCGCGCGGCCGAGCGCTCGGGATGCACCTGATCCTCGGGACGCAGCGCGCGTCGGGCGTCGTGCGCGACGCGTTGCTCGCGAACTGCCCGCTGCGGGTCAGTCTGCGGGTGACGGATGCCGCGGACAGCCGAGCGGTCGTCGGCACCGACGCCGCCGCCGCACTTCCGGGCGGTGCGCAGGCGCGCGGCATCGCACTCGTCCGCCGTGCCGCGGACCACGAGCCGCAGCGCCTGCGGGTCGCCCTCGCCGACGCCGAGCTGATCGCCGCCGTCGGCGAGCGCTGCGCACCCGTTCCGGCGGTGCGCCGTCCGTGGCTCCCCGAGCTCAGCACCCGCATCGAGCTCGCGGACCTGCTCGGCTCCGGCGACCGACTCGGCGAGGGCGAGCTCGTCATCGGGCTCGCCGACGAGCCCGATCGCCAGCGCCAGTCGCGCGTCGCCCTCGGTGCGCGCGAACGCGGGCTCGTCGTCACCGGCGCGGCGGGCACCGGACGCAGCACGGCCCTGCGCACGCTCGCCGCCCAGGTCGCGGACGACGGGCTCCTCATCGTGCCGAGCGACCTCGAGGGCGCATGGGACGCCGTCGAGCGGGCGCAACACGCGCCGCCGGGCACGGTGGTCGTCGTCGACGACCTCGACGCCCTGATCGGGCGCTACCCGCTCGATCACGCGCAGGTGGTCGCCGAGCGGCTGGAACGGCTGGCCCGCGGAGCGGGCGACGCCGGCGTGCGCCTGCTGGTCGGCGTCCAGCGGCCGGCCGGGGCGAGCGCACGCATCGCCGAGCTGATCCCACGGCGGCTCCTCCTCGCCTCCGCGACCCGCTCCGATCACCTCGCCGCCGGAGGCACTCCGGAGCTGTGGCGCCGCGACCTCCCGCCCGGGCGGGGCGAGCTCGACGGCCGCGCGGTGCAGGTCGCTCTGACGGGCGGGTTACGGATGCCACCGACCGAAGACGTGCCGCGGTGGCATCCTTCGGACCGGCTCACGGGCCTCGTCGTCCGCAACGGCGCCGCGCTTCCGGCGTCGCGCGACGGTCATCGGATCATCGATGTGCGGTCGGTCGTGGAGCCGGCGGAGCTGCGCGATGCCCGCGGCACGGTCGTCGTCGGCGATCCCGAGGCGTGGCAGCGGGCCTGGCGTGTGCTCGATGCGGTCCGCGACGCCGGCGAGCTGCTGATCGACGCGGCGTGCGCACCCGACTACCGCGCCCTCACCGGCGACCGCGAGCTGCCGCCCTACTGCACTCCTGCAGCGGGCAGGGGATGGCGGATCCTTCCCGGCGTGCCGTCGAGCCGCGTGCAGTGGATGCCTGCGGCGCGGTGA
- the ald gene encoding alanine dehydrogenase: MRISVPTEVKNNEYRVALTPAGVHDLVSAGHEVIVQSGAGAGSSMPDDEYLAAGATLVGDPAEVWARAELLLKVKEPIASEYGYFRDDLVIFTYLHLAADRPLTDRLLADGVTAIAYETVQLAGGGLPLLAPMSEVAGRLAPMVGASTLMRSAGGLGLLMSGVPGTRPARVTVIGGGVAGANSAVIAAGMGADVTIFDTNIQRLRFLDDHFQGRIKTAASNPLDLDRAVVDADLVIGSVLIPGAKAPKLVTNDMVARMRPGSVLVDIAVDQGGCFADTHPTTHDDPTFTVHGSVFYCVANMPGAVPNTSTSALTNATLPYIRQIARRGWKDALGADAALAGGLNVVGGSVVNAGVATAHGLELGSLEDAIA, from the coding sequence ATGAGGATCAGCGTCCCCACCGAGGTCAAGAACAACGAGTACCGTGTCGCGCTGACACCCGCGGGAGTCCACGACCTGGTGTCGGCCGGCCACGAGGTCATCGTGCAGTCGGGCGCCGGCGCCGGATCGTCCATGCCGGATGACGAATACCTGGCTGCGGGAGCGACGCTCGTCGGCGACCCGGCAGAGGTCTGGGCCCGAGCCGAGCTGCTGCTGAAGGTCAAGGAGCCGATCGCCTCGGAGTACGGGTACTTCCGCGACGACCTCGTGATCTTCACCTATCTGCACCTGGCCGCCGACCGGCCGCTCACCGACCGCCTCCTCGCCGACGGCGTGACGGCGATCGCCTACGAGACCGTCCAGCTCGCCGGCGGCGGCCTGCCGCTGCTCGCCCCGATGAGCGAGGTCGCGGGGCGCCTCGCGCCCATGGTGGGCGCGTCGACCCTGATGCGCTCCGCCGGCGGCCTCGGCCTGCTCATGTCGGGCGTCCCCGGAACCCGCCCGGCTCGCGTCACGGTGATCGGCGGCGGCGTCGCGGGTGCGAACTCGGCCGTGATCGCCGCGGGCATGGGCGCCGACGTCACGATCTTCGACACGAACATCCAGCGTCTGCGGTTCCTCGACGACCACTTCCAGGGCCGTATCAAGACCGCCGCATCCAACCCGCTCGACCTCGACCGCGCAGTCGTGGACGCCGATCTGGTGATCGGCTCGGTGCTCATCCCCGGCGCCAAGGCGCCGAAGCTCGTCACGAACGACATGGTGGCGCGCATGCGCCCGGGTTCGGTGCTCGTGGACATCGCCGTCGACCAGGGCGGATGCTTCGCGGACACGCACCCCACGACCCACGACGACCCCACGTTCACGGTGCACGGCTCGGTGTTCTACTGCGTGGCCAACATGCCCGGAGCCGTTCCCAACACGTCGACCTCGGCACTGACCAACGCGACGCTGCCCTACATCCGGCAGATCGCACGCCGTGGCTGGAAGGACGCGCTGGGCGCGGACGCTGCGCTCGCCGGAGGGCTCAATGTCGTCGGCGGCTCCGTCGTCAACGCGGGCGTCGCCACGGCGCACGGCCTCGAGCTCGGCTCCCTGGAGGACGCGATCGCCTGA
- a CDS encoding asparaginase, whose product MHDARSRLGAVPETFTAEAAVELAVVERSGFIESRHIGTAIVLAPDGTVSGTWGDASALILPRSSMKPLQALGSITAGAQVEGPQLALATASHSGTDSHAAVVRSILETAGVGEDDLGCPPAWPSDQATRDDMVRERDQPGRVRMNCSGKHATMLLACTVNGWDTATYLEPNHPVQIHIRELIERMTGERMAATAIDGCGAPVYAMTLAGLARAIHRIGGSSESSPFALHRAAGALVRAVRENPWGIAGPGQPDTVLIERLGVFAKGGAEGVHVMVAPDGTTVALKMLDGSGRATAAVALRLLEKAGALRSSDVADAMSLLPLSVLGGGRDVGIIRPTV is encoded by the coding sequence ATGCACGACGCCCGCAGTAGGCTGGGTGCCGTGCCGGAGACCTTCACAGCCGAAGCCGCCGTCGAGCTCGCCGTCGTCGAACGCAGCGGGTTCATCGAGTCCCGGCACATCGGGACCGCGATCGTGCTCGCACCCGACGGGACCGTCTCGGGCACGTGGGGCGACGCCTCCGCGCTGATCCTCCCGCGCTCGAGCATGAAGCCGCTCCAGGCGCTCGGCTCGATCACCGCCGGCGCCCAGGTCGAGGGCCCGCAGCTCGCCCTCGCCACGGCGAGCCACTCGGGCACGGACAGTCACGCCGCCGTCGTGCGCAGCATCCTCGAGACCGCCGGGGTCGGCGAGGACGACCTCGGCTGCCCGCCCGCGTGGCCGAGCGATCAGGCGACCCGCGACGACATGGTGCGCGAGCGCGACCAGCCGGGGCGCGTGCGGATGAACTGCTCCGGCAAGCATGCGACGATGCTGCTGGCCTGCACGGTCAACGGCTGGGACACGGCGACCTACCTCGAGCCGAATCACCCGGTGCAGATCCACATCCGCGAGCTCATCGAGCGGATGACCGGCGAGCGCATGGCGGCGACCGCGATCGACGGATGCGGTGCCCCGGTGTACGCCATGACCCTCGCGGGGCTGGCGCGCGCCATCCATCGCATCGGCGGGTCGTCCGAATCATCGCCGTTCGCCCTGCACCGGGCCGCGGGTGCGCTCGTCCGCGCCGTGCGCGAGAACCCGTGGGGGATCGCCGGCCCCGGACAGCCGGACACCGTCCTCATCGAGCGCCTCGGCGTCTTCGCCAAGGGCGGAGCCGAGGGCGTCCACGTGATGGTCGCGCCCGACGGCACGACCGTCGCCCTCAAGATGCTCGACGGCAGCGGCCGGGCAACAGCCGCCGTCGCCCTGCGCCTCCTCGAGAAGGCCGGAGCACTTCGTTCTTCCGACGTCGCGGACGCGATGTCGCTGCTTCCGCTGTCGGTGCTCGGCGGCGGTCGTGATGTCGGGATCATTCGCCCGACCGTGTGA
- a CDS encoding OsmC family protein, protein MFGEHRYTVTSVWTGDRGTGTSGYRDYDRSVTLSIHGKPDLPASSDKPFRGDPARWNPEDMLLAALSECHLLSYLHACVQAGVIVRGYTDKAIGIMFEDGQGGGRFTEVILRPHVIIAEESMKDAAMRAHHQAHEWCFIASSVNFPVRVEPTVRVA, encoded by the coding sequence ATGTTCGGCGAGCACCGCTATACCGTCACATCCGTCTGGACCGGCGACCGCGGAACCGGCACCAGCGGCTACCGCGACTACGACCGGTCGGTCACCCTGTCGATCCACGGCAAGCCCGATCTGCCGGCGTCGTCCGACAAGCCGTTCCGGGGCGACCCGGCGCGATGGAACCCCGAGGACATGCTCCTGGCCGCGCTGTCCGAGTGCCATCTGCTCTCGTACCTGCACGCGTGCGTCCAGGCGGGGGTGATCGTCCGCGGCTACACCGACAAGGCGATCGGCATCATGTTCGAGGACGGCCAGGGGGGCGGCAGGTTCACCGAGGTCATCCTGCGGCCGCACGTGATCATCGCCGAGGAGTCGATGAAGGATGCCGCCATGCGGGCGCACCACCAGGCCCACGAGTGGTGCTTCATCGCGAGCTCGGTGAACTTCCCGGTGCGCGTCGAGCCGACGGTGCGCGTCGCCTGA
- a CDS encoding lysophospholipid acyltransferase family protein: MILVPLVRIIYRPNIEGRHNVPREGAIIFASNHLSFIDSIAIPVVAPRTVHFLAKSSYFEGKGLSGWLAREFFGAIGASPVRRGAGQAALDALDQQRRMLEAGQATAMYPEGTRSLDGRLYKGRTGVAYLALQTGALVVPVGLVNTDKVMPVGAKFPRTRPRVSIKFGEPLDLSKHGTAESGKARRLATDEIMASIHALSGQELANAYNEAPAHGIDRIKQVLPHERL; the protein is encoded by the coding sequence ATGATCCTCGTGCCCCTCGTGCGCATCATCTATCGGCCGAACATCGAGGGCAGGCACAACGTACCCCGCGAGGGCGCGATCATCTTCGCGAGCAACCACCTCTCGTTCATCGACTCGATCGCGATCCCCGTCGTCGCGCCGCGCACGGTCCACTTCCTCGCCAAGTCGAGCTACTTCGAGGGGAAGGGCCTCTCCGGATGGCTCGCCCGCGAGTTCTTCGGCGCGATCGGTGCGAGCCCGGTGCGGCGCGGCGCGGGTCAGGCCGCGCTGGACGCCCTCGACCAGCAGCGACGGATGCTCGAGGCGGGCCAGGCGACGGCGATGTATCCGGAGGGCACCCGCTCCCTCGACGGGCGCCTCTACAAGGGCCGCACCGGTGTCGCCTACCTCGCACTCCAGACGGGCGCGCTCGTCGTGCCGGTGGGGCTCGTCAACACCGACAAGGTGATGCCCGTCGGCGCCAAGTTCCCCCGCACGCGCCCGCGCGTCTCCATCAAGTTCGGCGAGCCGCTGGACCTCTCCAAGCACGGCACCGCGGAGTCGGGCAAGGCGCGCCGCCTCGCCACAGACGAGATCATGGCGTCGATCCATGCCCTATCGGGCCAGGAGCTCGCGAACGCGTACAACGAAGCGCCCGCGCACGGCATCGACCGCATCAAGCAGGTCCTGCCGCACGAGCGGCTCTGA
- a CDS encoding FKBP-type peptidyl-prolyl cis-trans isomerase, with the protein MRIRPIAALSAAAVAALLLAGCSSSPTPTASPSASAGADLCSAVAAGGDAVKAVKVTGDVGSEASATFDKPLSVSKIQRTVVTEGTGQKVKAGDLVQYALTAYNTETGAKLGSVGYKKGEVLPSQISADSPLGQVFGCAPVGTRVVAAFPSTETAPGEVYVLDLLKVVPAKAWGADQSASTAGLPTVKLAKDGEPSISMPKGATAPTETKIVTLKKGDGETVASGDQVLVQYKGVLWNDGKEFDSSWKRGTPASFQTTGVVKGFQKALEGQTVGSQVLVVIPPADGYGSKAQGSIPANSTLVFVVDILGTQHTTSQ; encoded by the coding sequence GTGCGCATTCGTCCGATCGCCGCCCTGTCCGCCGCCGCTGTCGCGGCGCTCCTGCTCGCCGGCTGTTCGTCGTCTCCGACGCCGACGGCGTCCCCGTCCGCGTCGGCCGGTGCCGACCTGTGCTCCGCGGTCGCCGCCGGAGGCGACGCGGTGAAGGCGGTCAAGGTCACCGGCGACGTCGGCAGCGAGGCGAGCGCCACTTTCGACAAGCCGCTGTCGGTCTCGAAGATCCAGCGCACCGTCGTCACGGAGGGCACCGGCCAGAAGGTGAAGGCCGGGGACCTCGTGCAGTACGCACTCACCGCCTACAACACCGAGACCGGCGCGAAGCTCGGCTCGGTGGGCTACAAGAAGGGCGAGGTGCTGCCGTCGCAGATCTCGGCCGACAGCCCGCTCGGCCAGGTCTTCGGCTGCGCGCCCGTCGGCACTCGTGTGGTCGCCGCTTTCCCCAGCACCGAGACCGCCCCGGGCGAGGTCTACGTCCTGGATCTGCTGAAGGTCGTTCCGGCCAAGGCGTGGGGCGCCGACCAGTCCGCCTCGACGGCCGGCCTGCCGACGGTGAAGCTCGCGAAGGACGGCGAGCCCTCGATCTCCATGCCGAAGGGCGCGACAGCGCCGACCGAGACCAAGATCGTCACCCTCAAGAAGGGCGACGGCGAGACCGTGGCCTCGGGTGACCAGGTGCTCGTGCAGTACAAGGGCGTCCTGTGGAACGACGGCAAGGAGTTCGACTCCAGCTGGAAGCGCGGCACGCCCGCGAGCTTCCAGACCACCGGTGTCGTCAAGGGCTTCCAGAAGGCCCTGGAGGGTCAGACGGTCGGCTCGCAGGTGCTCGTCGTCATCCCGCCGGCCGACGGCTACGGCAGCAAGGCACAGGGCTCGATCCCGGCGAACTCGACGCTCGTGTTCGTCGTCGACATCCTCGGCACGCAGCACACGACCTCACAGTAG
- the dxr gene encoding 1-deoxy-D-xylulose-5-phosphate reductoisomerase — protein sequence MRRIVILGSTGSIGTQALDVIRANPTRFDVVGLAAGSNRDAVAAQAAEFGVENTAFGAAEAEQLVRDVEADVVLNGITGSVGLGSTLAALESGRTLALANKESLIVGGDLVTALAAPGQIVPVDSEHSAIAQALRAGEHSEVRRLVVTASGGPFRGRSRASLAEVTPAEALAHPTWNMGRVVTTNSATLVNKGLEVIEAHLLFDIPFGDIEVVVHPQSIVHSMVEFCDGSTIAQASPPDMRLPISLGLDWPHRVSGVGRPLDWTASASWTFEPLDDDAFPAVRLAKAVGRAGGTYPAVFNAANEQAVDAFHDGRLSFLGIVETIQRVVDAHDPPDALTLESLAEAERWARDVADRAIAGGR from the coding sequence GTGCGGCGCATCGTCATCCTCGGTTCCACGGGCTCGATCGGGACGCAGGCGCTCGACGTCATCCGCGCGAACCCGACGCGCTTCGACGTGGTGGGTCTCGCCGCCGGTTCGAACCGGGATGCGGTGGCCGCCCAGGCCGCGGAGTTCGGTGTCGAGAACACCGCCTTCGGTGCCGCCGAGGCCGAGCAGCTCGTGCGCGACGTCGAGGCGGACGTGGTGCTCAACGGCATCACCGGATCCGTCGGCCTCGGCTCGACGCTCGCCGCGCTGGAGAGCGGCCGCACGCTCGCGCTCGCCAACAAGGAGTCTCTGATCGTCGGGGGCGACCTCGTCACAGCGCTCGCCGCCCCCGGCCAGATCGTGCCCGTCGACTCGGAGCACTCCGCGATCGCGCAGGCCCTGCGCGCGGGCGAGCACTCGGAAGTGCGGCGGCTCGTGGTCACCGCCTCCGGCGGCCCGTTCCGCGGTCGCTCGCGGGCGTCGCTCGCGGAGGTGACGCCCGCCGAGGCGCTCGCGCATCCCACCTGGAACATGGGCCGGGTCGTGACGACCAACTCCGCGACGCTCGTGAACAAGGGCCTCGAGGTCATCGAGGCGCACCTCCTGTTCGACATCCCGTTCGGCGACATCGAGGTGGTCGTCCACCCGCAGTCCATCGTGCACTCGATGGTCGAGTTCTGCGACGGATCGACGATCGCCCAGGCGTCGCCGCCGGACATGCGACTGCCGATCTCGCTGGGCCTCGACTGGCCGCACCGGGTGAGCGGCGTCGGCCGTCCGCTGGACTGGACGGCGTCGGCGTCCTGGACCTTCGAGCCTCTCGACGACGACGCCTTCCCCGCCGTCCGCCTCGCGAAGGCGGTCGGGCGCGCGGGAGGCACCTATCCCGCGGTCTTCAACGCCGCGAACGAGCAGGCGGTCGACGCCTTCCACGACGGCCGGCTGTCGTTCCTCGGCATCGTCGAGACGATCCAGCGCGTCGTGGATGCGCACGACCCACCCGACGCGCTCACCCTCGAGTCCCTCGCCGAGGCGGAGCGCTGGGCGAGGGACGTCGCGGATCGCGCGATCGCCGGCGGCCGCTGA
- a CDS encoding Mur ligase family protein codes for MPTAPDSPVHPAAPANLPPVLRPEHPPVRSLDELAHRFGGELRGEPGVTLTGITLATADLRAGEAFVAIRGVNRHGAEFARAAADKGAVAVITDAEGAGIAASAGLPIVVVDDPRALLGDLSAWVYGTGPDDDIPTLFATTGTNGKTSVSHLLEGILGQLGVTTGLSSTAERHIAGQVIVSRLTTPEASEFHALLALMRERGVEAVAVEVSAQALSRHRVDGLVFDVAGFTNLSHDHLDDYADMREYFEAKMALFRPDRSRRAVISLDSEPGAEVAERSEVPSVTIATPAIAADPEAAAKADWIVEILDERPTGTEFRLSSRDGRSLTTVVPVIGRHMAANAGLAIVMILEGGYMWDALVGALDASAGGSGRIEASLPGRTQLVSGESGPAVYVDFGHSPDAFEKTLAAVRRVTPGKVLFLFGADGDRDATKRHDMGRTGVEGSDILIITDHHPRFEDPDSIRATLIEGARRARPDAVILEYTPPERAIIEAVALAGEGDAILWCGPGHQDYRDIRGARTPYSARELARRALRDAGWPVPDPHWPVPYPEDETPLSDPEREWR; via the coding sequence ATGCCGACAGCCCCTGATTCGCCGGTGCACCCCGCCGCACCCGCCAACCTGCCCCCCGTCCTCCGACCCGAGCATCCGCCCGTCCGCTCGCTCGACGAGCTCGCCCATCGCTTCGGCGGGGAGCTCCGTGGCGAGCCCGGGGTCACCCTGACGGGCATCACCCTCGCGACCGCCGATCTGCGCGCCGGCGAGGCGTTCGTCGCGATCCGCGGGGTCAACCGGCACGGCGCGGAGTTCGCCCGGGCCGCAGCGGACAAGGGCGCGGTCGCGGTCATCACCGACGCGGAGGGCGCCGGGATCGCTGCATCCGCGGGTCTTCCGATCGTGGTCGTCGACGACCCGCGGGCGCTTCTCGGCGACTTGTCCGCATGGGTCTACGGCACGGGTCCGGATGACGACATCCCGACCCTGTTCGCGACGACGGGCACCAACGGCAAGACGAGCGTCTCGCACCTGCTCGAAGGCATCCTCGGCCAGCTCGGGGTGACCACGGGGCTCTCGTCGACCGCCGAGCGGCACATCGCCGGGCAGGTCATCGTGTCGCGGCTCACGACGCCCGAGGCATCGGAGTTCCACGCGCTCCTCGCCCTGATGCGCGAACGCGGTGTCGAGGCCGTCGCCGTGGAGGTCAGCGCGCAGGCGCTCAGCCGACACCGCGTCGACGGTCTCGTGTTCGACGTCGCCGGGTTCACGAACCTCAGCCACGACCACCTCGACGACTACGCCGACATGCGCGAGTACTTCGAGGCGAAGATGGCGCTGTTCCGCCCCGACCGATCGCGGCGCGCGGTCATCTCGCTCGATTCCGAGCCCGGCGCGGAGGTCGCCGAGCGCTCCGAGGTGCCGTCCGTCACGATCGCGACACCGGCGATCGCCGCGGATCCGGAGGCTGCGGCGAAGGCCGACTGGATCGTCGAGATCCTCGACGAGCGCCCGACCGGTACCGAGTTCCGGCTGTCGTCGCGCGACGGGCGCAGCCTCACGACGGTCGTGCCGGTCATCGGCCGCCACATGGCCGCCAACGCGGGCCTCGCGATCGTCATGATCCTCGAGGGCGGCTACATGTGGGACGCCCTGGTCGGGGCGCTGGATGCCTCGGCCGGCGGCTCGGGCCGCATCGAGGCCTCCTTGCCCGGACGCACGCAGCTCGTCTCGGGCGAGAGCGGGCCCGCGGTCTACGTCGACTTCGGCCACTCCCCCGACGCGTTCGAGAAGACCCTCGCCGCGGTGCGGCGCGTGACGCCCGGCAAGGTGCTGTTCCTCTTCGGCGCCGACGGCGACCGCGACGCCACCAAGCGCCACGACATGGGCCGCACGGGCGTCGAGGGCAGCGACATCCTCATCATCACCGACCACCACCCGCGCTTCGAGGACCCGGACTCGATCCGCGCGACCCTCATCGAGGGCGCACGCCGGGCGCGCCCGGACGCGGTGATCCTCGAGTACACGCCGCCGGAGCGCGCGATCATCGAGGCGGTCGCGCTCGCCGGCGAGGGCGACGCGATCCTGTGGTGCGGCCCTGGGCACCAGGACTACCGCGACATCCGCGGCGCCCGCACGCCGTACTCGGCCCGCGAGCTCGCCCGGCGCGCGCTGCGCGACGCCGGCTGGCCGGTGCCCGATCCGCACTGGCCCGTGCCGTACCCCGAGGATGAGACGCCGCTCTCGGATCCCGAGAGGGAGTGGCGCTGA